A window of the Henckelia pumila isolate YLH828 chromosome 3, ASM3356847v2, whole genome shotgun sequence genome harbors these coding sequences:
- the LOC140892780 gene encoding FIP1[V]-like protein: protein MEDDDEFGDLYTDVLRPLAASFQPQHQVTDSPAVGSNLSPLQSRGIDLNNNSDDEDIVYGPPDSKNLKSNLNSTVNLKLNATIQDNTAAELGTRPEIREIDLNLDSNQEINRNEGLEGNGASKGLEFTARVLAKGEGVSLPEKSSGGFNFMEEDNDIDIIVEETDNKDEDLVEKDNGLADMQQNLYNPADGEGNAVNYAVKNMVTEIGLGQIIPGLSGRLENQGTSNFDDEWESEESEDDLQIVLNDNPHGPIGMERMPGMHDEDDEDGDPLVIVADNGDAGLHNHHQQMMMEEQEWAGEEGVPGTDGEKKELGDASKTSGAGGTATPSALQPRVGYSNHMYHHQFHSQFKYVRPGAAPLPGAAPVAPGGNPGQVRPPVTMGTVAGRGRGDWRPTGTKGAVPMQKGFHPNYGTPGWGTTVAGRGYGSGLDFTLPSHKTIFEVDIDNFEEKPWKFPGIDVSDFFNFGLNEESWKDYCKQLEQLRLETTMQSKIRVYESGRSEQDYDPDLPPELAAAVGIQDIPSENANPGNADACPTDLARECARERPPLPIGRPIPVETGSGERLPSIDTRRLRLHDSDAIIEIVCHSSTDDDDMAEKQDTDQAADDLREGGEVDDLPGETVGHINGSLQAYNVRKRELVARRTQFKNSNSSNEIVREDVLEFPSEVPAHDHSDRDIMGPREGRSAEEREHAKSPKMTTSDFDEREKEVSYDHAEESFDSRDGKQSPSIYSHAVGSDAEPGLEAREDMNDESAIDDKSFDEEADAMAVDASFRNTPEDGNLMPSTQKKKLITVEGQLSQENNNGKDSKAMRSSESSKARSGSSKDHRKFRESVEDEVIQEKHHPRSETIKRSVGDYNNPRRKLPHEKDEPGRHHAVVRGKEDFYSRRAGDTDSSLRWHVKSESSQWRKESDISEVSCHRRDEDLPGKRIRMEEASKREHAGESGSRSRGKARESERSEKDDHRQSRNHLDNGSWRGAYQDQEIGSRPRDRDDSLRSRLDKVDDSHSKRKKEETYINRGQEDISYNHRESSDRRKRERDDISEQRKRDDRTRLKDGDLHYVRQKEEESLQRERSERQRERDEWHRQRQSHEEVLSKREREETRSITRSGHGAEDKTWISHSRGKDDYKGSTRDYQLKDVGRHSDQLKRRDRSENESFSQHRGQENAYSRGNNFSNDEKRARSERPSTRDERAAFASDTSTVHEHKQKESSRKNKESESGDHRSSFPSKRTQGEHSGQMSKTVNLRARAEQETDKSEIHLHHQPSRKQGEEASSDDEQPDTRKGRSKFERWTSHKEREINVSSMSSSLNSKVLDTNDSGKVALAGKLPEEPSKKIDDKLHPSVDDKATEAEVNDSRKGNVTEDKHLDTVEKLKKRSERFKLPMPSEKEAMTIKKLENEPLLHTSQTETCQDSEIKSERPARKRRWTGN, encoded by the exons ATGGAAGACGACGACGAGTTCGGAGATCTTTACACCGATGTTCTCCGCCCGCTCGCGGCATCGTTTCAGCCTCAGCACCAAGTTACCGATTCACCCGCAGTAGGAAGCAATTTGTCCCCGCTTCAGAGCCGCGGGATTGATCTGAATAATAACAGCGATGATGAGGATATTGTCTACGGGCCTCCCGATTCAAAGAATTTGAAATCGAACCTCAATTCCACTgttaatttgaaattgaatgcCACAATTCAGGATAACACAGCGGCGGAGCTGGGGACACGGCCAGAGATTAGAGAGATTGATTTGAATTTGGATTCAAATCAGGAAATTAATCGGAATGAAGGTTTAGAAGGAAACGGAGCCAGTAAAGGCTTAGAGTTTACAGCTAGGGTTTTGGCCAAGGGCGAGGGTGTGAGTTTACCTGAGAAGTCTTCCGGGGGATTTAATTTCATGGAGGAGGATAATGATATTGATATTATTGTGGAAGAGACGGACAATAAAGATGAGGACTTGGTTGAAAAAGACAATGGTCTTGCTGACATGCAGCAAAATTTGTATAATCCTGCTGACGGAGAAGGAAATGCCGTCAATTATGCAGTTAAAAACATGGTTACGGAAATCGGTCTGGGGCAAATAATTCCGGGACTCTCTGGTAGATTGGAGAATCAAGGGACTTCAAATTTTGATGATGAGTGGGAAAGTGAGGAGAGTGAAGATGATTTACAGATAGTGTTGAATGATAATCCTCATGGACCCATTGGGATGGAGAGGATGCCCGGAATGCACGATGAGGATGATGAGGATGGGGATCCATTAGTGATAGTTGCAGATAATGGTGATGCTGGTCTCCATAATCACCACCAGCAGATGATGATGGAGGAACAAGAGTGGGCTGGTGAAGAAGGGGTACCTGGAACAGATGGGGAGAAGAAGGAATTGGGTGATGCATCCAAAACAAGTGGAGCAGGAGGAACTGCCACTCCATCAGCATTGCAGCCGAGGGTTGGATACAGCAATCACATGTACCACCATCAATTCCATTCGCAGTTCAAG TATGTGAGACCTGGTGCAGCTCCATTGCCTGGAGCTGCTCCTGTGGCTCCTGGAGGAAATCCAGGTCAAGTTCGTCCACCGGTAACCATGGGCACAGTTGCTGGACGTGGAAGAGGTGATTGGCGACCTACAGGAACAAAAGGTGCTGTTCCCATGCAAAAAGGGTTTCATCCTAATTATGGAACACCTGGTTGGGGAACTACTGTAGCAGGGCGTGGTTATGGAAGCGGACTGGATTTCACTCTTCCATCACACAA GACCATATTTGAAGTTGATATTGATAACTTTGAGGAAAAACCTTGGAAATTTCCGGGCATCGATGTATCCGACTTCTTCAACTTTGGTTTGAACGAGGAAAGTTGGAAAGACTATTGCAAACAACTG GAACAACTCCGTCTGGAAACGACCATGCAAAGTAAAATTCGTGTCTATGAAAGTGGAAGGTCTGAACAG GATTATGATCCCGATCTTCCACCGGAGCTTGCAGCAGCCGTCGGTATTCAAGATATTCCATCTGAAAATGCAAACCCTGGAAATGCAGATGCCTGTCCAACTGATTTAGCAAGAGAATGTGCACGTGAACGGCCTCCTCTG CCTATTGGCAGACCAATACCTGTAGAAACTGGTTCTGGTGAGCGTCTCCCATCCATTGATACCAGGCGTCTACGTCTGCATGATTCAGATGCCATTATTGAG ATAGTCTGCCATAGTTCAACGGATGATGATGACATGGCTGAGAAGCAGGACACTGATCAGGCTGCGGATGATCTAAGAGAGGGTGGTGAAGTTGATGACCTTCCAGGGGAAACTGTAGGGCATATCAATGGCTCTTTGCAAGCATATAATGTTCGGAAGAGGGAACTTGTAGCAAGAAGAACACAATTTAAGAATAGTAACAGTAGTAATGAGATTGTAAGAGAGGATGTTTTGGAATTTCCTTCAGAAGTACCCGCACATGATCATTCTGATAGGGATATTATGGGCCCTCGTGAGGGGAG GTCTGCAGAAGAAAGGGAGCATGCCAAATCCCCAAAGATGACCACTAGTGATTTTGATGAAAGAGAAAAGGAGGTTTCTTATGATCACGCTGAAGAATCATTCGATAGTCGGGATGGTAAACAAAGTCCTTCCATTTATTCCCATGCTGTTGGGTCTGATGCAGAGCCGGGCTTGGAAGCAAGGGAAGACATGAATGATGAATCTGCAATTGACGATAAAAGCTTTGATGAGGAAGCAGATGCCATGGCTGTGGATGCATCATTCAGGAACACACCTGAAGATGGGAACTTGATGCCTTCAACACAGAAAAAGAAGTTGATTACAGTCGAGGGACAACTGTCTCAAGAAAACAACAATGGGAAAGACTCAAAGGCTATGAGGAGTAGTGAAAGCAGCAAAGCAAGGTCAGGAAGTAGTAAAGATCACCGCAAGTTCCGTGAGAGTGTTGAGGATGAAGTTATTCAGGAAAAGCACCACCCTCGCAGCGAAACTATCAAGAGATCAGTAGGTGATTATAATAACCCTCGTCGAAAATTACCCCATGAGAAGGATGAACCTGGAAGGCACCATGCAGTAGTGAGAGGGAAAGAAGATTTTTATTCGCGTAGGGCTGGGGATACTGATTCATCGCTTCGTTGGCATGTGAAAAGTGAGAGTTCACAATGGAGAAAGGAGAGTGATATATCTGAAGTAAGCTGTCACCGGAGAGATGAGGATCTTCCTGGGAAAAGAATTAGAATGGAAGAGGCATCAAAGAGGGAACATGCTGGAGAATCTGGCTCCAGAAGTAGGGGTAAAGCTAGAGAGAGTGAGAGGAGCGAAAAAGATGATCATCGGCAGTCGAGAAATCATCTTGATAATGGTAGTTGGAGAGGGGCTTATCAGGATCAAGAAATTGGTTCTAGACCGAGAGATAGGGATGATAGTTTAAGAAGTCGTCTTGATAAAGTGGATGATTCCCATagcaaaagaaagaaagaagaaacttaTATAAATCGGGGCCAGGAAGATATATCCTATAATCATAGAGAAAGTAGCGACAGAAGGAAGAGAGAAAGAGACGATATCTCTGAGCAGCGGAAAAGAGATGATCGAACCAGATTGAAGGATGGTGATCTGCATTATGTGAGGCAGAAAGAGGAGGAATCACTTCAAAGGGAGAGAAGCGAGAGACAGAGAGAGCGTGATGAATGGCATAGGCAAAGACAATCACATGAAGAAGTTTTATCAAAGAGGGAAAGAGAAGAAACAAGATCTATAACGAGGAGTGGGCATGGTGCCGAAGATAAAACATGGATCAGTCATTCAAGAGGAAAAGATGATTACAAAGGTTCCACCAGAGATTACCAGCTAAAGGATGTGGGCAGACACAGTGATCAACTTAAGAGAAGGGATCGATCTGAAAATGAAAGTTTTTCACAGCATAGGGGCCAGGAAAATGCTTATTCACGGGGGAATAATTTCAGTAATGATGAAAAGAGAGCAAGATCTGAAAGACCTAGCACTCGTGATGAAAGAGCTGCTTTTGCATCTGATACATCTACTGTGCATGAACATAAACAGAAGGAGAGTAGTAGAAAGAATAAAGAATCTGAGAGCGGTGATCACAGGTCCTCCTTCCCTTCTAAGAGGACTCAGGGTGAGCACAGTGGACAGATGAGTAAAACG GTTAACTTGAGAGCCAGAGCGGAGCAAGAAACTGATAAGAGTGAGATTCATCTACATCATCAGCCTTCCAGAAAGCAGGGGGAAGAGGCTTCGTCGGATGACGAGCAGCCTGACACCAGGAAGGGGCGGTCTAAATTTGAACGTTGGACAAGTCACAAGGAGCGGGAGATCAATGTTTCCTCCATGTCGTCTTCTTTGAATAGTAAAGTTCTAGATACTAATGACAGTGGCAAGGTTGCCTTGGCTGGCAAACTTCCTGAAGAACCTTCCAAAAAGATAGATGATAAGCTACACCCTTCGGTTGATGATAAAGCGACTGAAGCAGAAGTTAATGATTCCCGAAAAGGAAATGTAACAGAGGACAAACACTTGGACACTGTTGAAAAGTTGAAGAAGCGAAGTGAGCGATTTAAGCTTCCCATGCCAAGTGAAAAAGAGGCGATGACAATAAAAAAGCTTGAGAATGAGCCTTTACTGCATACATCCCAAACTGAAACATGCCAAGATTCGGAAATCAAATCAGAGCGTCCAGCACGAAAAAGGAGGTGGACTGGTAATTAG